The DNA segment AGAATAAAACATCCTGAAATAGTTGTCGTAGGCTTCCGATGAAGCGAGATACCAACTGATATCATACTCTTGGACATCTGTACATATAAGGAGAAAGAAAAAATCTGATGTGTAGTCGTCCATAGAACGAGAACCTTGTCACAAATTCTGAAAACGCTGGTTGAGAATACATGTGTAATTGTAGGGCAAAAAGGATTGGCGCATGTGTTTCTGTAACTTTGTCCATGACTCAATAGGTGATTTCCCAACCCGCAAACGGGATGCCTTCAATTGTTGCCACCAGGCCGCAACTCTTCCTCAGAAGCGGGTCGCCACGCGGACTGCCTGTTTGTTCTTCGGGACCTCTTTGAAAGAAAGAATTTCATCAATTGCAGCAAGACAATCCAAAATTTCATCATGTtgcaattttccaaaaaattcaagaatctCCACCTTAAAGGATGCTTTCCACCGACGATCATCGTTGCCATGATGAGTCGCACGATTCCTATGTTCGCGCCCACGAGGGGGAGCAAATGGGTTGCTAGCATCTCCATCTTCCATTGACGGGGTGATGCGGGCTTGATTGTCACGCAGGTCAGCAACCTCTTGACGTAAAAGTATGAACTCCTCGACAAGGGTGGCAAGGAGGTCGATATTGTTCAAGACGCAATGACGCGGAGGAATGGTTAGAAAAATTTCTGGCAGAATTCCTTGGATTTGGATATCAACTAATGTGAATCAAAGTATCACAAACGCAAAAATTGAGAGAAACTCTCGTTTTCGGGTTTATTAATAATATCAAAAACTGTCCAAGAATGCCAACATAACTCCTATATATAATAAACTAGGCTTCTAGCTCGACTGAAAGACAAAACTTACCCTAATATATTCTAGATAATACTGAAAtatatgaattttaaaaaactaaaacaaaccAATCCTAAAATAAGTTGATAATATAGTTAATAAAAGATAAGGTGAAGTTTTCAATCTTCAATTGCATCACAAGATCTACATCAATGAATTATTATTTGTTTTCACAAAAACTTAGGTATTTAACATAGTCTggtaccgtttggtttgagttatgatataagtaatatatagataagtagtataatgtaataaaaataaataagaaatgatagttaaaatagtattagatttgattgatagattatcgtttatttgatttgattgattaaattttatataaaaatgttaaatgactattttgtccttttaacaataaataaaataaaaattatattatttataaggggtaatatagtaatttaaattcaataatttgattgatgtgagataaataattaatgatttgattgatgtaaaataaatagttaatatatagataaataatatgatgagaagaacgtgagatgagatgtgatgagttatacatatattagtaatatggtGAACAGAACGGTGCCTTCGTGTActaatttgacattttatcgatagttcatgtaccaaaatGAATattattgcaaaaaaaaaattaatatgtggtttttttatgttttaagaATTGATTGTTAAATAATgtaaatcaaaacatattatttttgtaactctctatatatttttatagaatagaTGTCGAAAACTCATACTTAATCTTTAAACAAtaatatttcataatttttttaaattttttttttataaaagttttataaataattgtccaaatagaaaatttatattttttttaaaaaaaaacacttttataaaaatattttataaataattgtTTAAACGGAATCATAATGTAACAAATACTAATGGCTAATACGATTATTACAATTCATGTGTACACATCTGTGATCTGACTATAATTTAGCAATTTATATTATACATCATTTTATGGataaattttgtatataaaGTCAAGTATAtgcaatatataattatatatatatatatataacaaaatgaaaataACATTATTTTTATGAAACGATCTCGCGAATAAATCTTGTGAGATGGATGTCTAATCTAACCCgaatcaagaaaaaaaattattttttttaaaaaattatttttctaaaaatcgACTCGAGATTGTGTCATAAAACGCGACTCCTTTGTCAATAGTTgggaaaattataatttttgacCTATTAGTTGGcctatttttgttttaattctGTAACTTCTCAAAATTTAGATTTAGTCCAGtaacatttgttttattttttgttttggttttttttcATCGGAAGTCACTAAATCAatcgaatattatttatttgggCTTGTTGTTCTCCTATAAGATTTGTATGATTAGAATTAAGCTTATATTACACATATTAAAATAtgaatcaaaataaaacaaacgACAAATTTTTCCCCCTATATATATATGCGAATATTTGGTGtcgtttttttctttatttctctttttatttttgtgtaatgGATTTTAGTTTGTGTaacatatatttaattattgtcAAATGAATCATACAAGTGATTATTGATGACAAAAAAGTAATATTTCATTGATATGGTGACTTCCGATTAAAAAGGCAccaaaacccaaaatttttttttaaatcactggattaaaatcaaactttgaacacttaataaaattaaaataaaaacacatcAACTTACGGAACTAAAAAATTTCTATTTTTCCCCCACATTGTTGTAGTTTTTTGCGCTAAAAATATAGCAGCGGTTAGGGGTGAGcattcggtcggttcggttacCGACCGAACGGAATTAAGcataaccgaaccgaaccgaaatatATAAGCATAATCGAACCGACCGAATTAATTGTAATAACCGATGAAAAGCGAACCGAAACcaaatcggttaattcggttgatttggttttaaaaaaattgctcATCTGAACTCTAACTTACTGAGCATGTTTACCATCACCCAATTCCTTCACCTGCAGCCCAATTAACATAAAGAAGTGAAGAACCATCATCTAATTCattcataattatatatatgtaaatttgTAGGAAAGAACACGACAAAGTGTTTCAGGGAGCCATTcctccaatttatttattacaaaaatgCCTTGAACTTTTACAGAGAACACCACGATAATAATAAATAAGATGATGGTAAGTGATAAAAGTCCACCTGGTGGAGGCTGGGAGTTGCTTAGTACCAGATATTCAAATAGTGAGGTCGGGCTTCGAGAGATTGATACTTTGAACTCCGTGAAAGTGCTCTGTGTAATCGCCTAATCGGTATTAATAAATCTTACCAAGAAGATGAACAGAGAGTGGAGACGGCCAGAGGCTCGATCGGGATGAGATTTGAGAGATGGGTTGTAGGCGGATGAAGGGAGAGTGGAGACGGCCAGAGTTTCTAGAAATTAGGGttcaagattttattttattttaaaattataaatatgtacaatattataaatgtttaaaaatagtaaaataatattattgaatATTTCGGTTAATTAGGTTAAtcgattttaaaatttgaaaaactgtaaccgaaccgaattaaccgaaataatcgatttttttttaatgtcaaAACCAAATTACCGAAATAACCGAATTTTCAAATTGGCTcagtacaatcgattaattcgGTTTAACCGAAATTTTGTTCTCCCCTAGGCGCTTTGATGCACGTCCAAATAATCGAATTATCGAGGTTGGGAAGTCGAAGCCTCCGCGTTAGGCGAACTGTCATAGAAATATCTAAGAAAAGAAAAGTAATGAGTGTAGAAGAGCTTTCACTTGAATAATTTCCTTCATCATTAAGTATATTATTAGACCACACTATTTATTTTTCTGACCCACATATCATTAATAAATTTAGAAGAAATTAAGGCCCTTTACTCCAAGATCACTCAACGGCCAACGCCACTCTTGTCTTCATCTTCCCACCAAATCCATTTCTCCAAGAAATTGCTGTTCCTTTTGTTGCTGAAATTGGTGGGTTTTTCTATTTTATCTTTGATCTTTCAGTATATGCAATAGAGTTGAAATGGGGCTGCAGCAATCTAAGGACCAGCTGTTGTATCAAGAAGTGGAAAAGGGAAACATTGAAGGCATCAAAGCTTTACGAAGTCAAGGTGCTGGACTTGAGGTATATAATTTCATGTAACAAAaagtttctttctttttttgttttatgttttctGAATGTATATTTTGCTCCTGCCtgttattatttatgtttcaATTGTGAAAATTTATGGTTCAGAGtataaggattgaaatttaatCCAGGGGCGTTAAATTTTGAGGACAAAATTGCAtctttttttcattttgggGTCTATCCCTGATTCCCCATTTTATGTTTGAGAAAGCGTATGGTAAAATTTGAGAACTTGGCTTTCGATTATATTAAGGAAGTGTTgtaaaaaattatgttttttcaGAAACGATTAAATTTGTAGATTAAGAAGTGGAGACATGAGAAAAATCAGAAATGGGTTGAAAACAAAAGTGAAAAGTTGAAATCAGAGGTGGGTTGTGGGTGGGTACTGGGTAGTGTTTGATGAATGAGGGATTCTAATACTTAACTTTTATTAGAATCATTTTCGGAAGATGAAAGTCACCATATGATCagtttttgaatttcaattaaattagGAAGAAGCTAACCCAGGCCATGGGtctaagaaacacacaaaacataattttttaaacCAAAAGCCATGAATcactcttattttttttagtgattgcaaacactccctgaGACTTACATTGTCAATTATGTCTGCAAATTCTTGAAAGCTTTTGGATGTGATTCATTATGCTACATGTAATGGAAGTGATGtgattttaattttgttatgGTTGGAATTTTGTTAGACACAGCATGATGCCGCATGAACTGATATGTCCTTGTTATTTAGAGTCGAATTCTGAGTCACtgtgtttgatttttttggcTTGGCTTTATCCTATCATGCAGTTATGTAATATAGTCCCAAGTATTATGATTTTTCAGCTCTGAACTCTGCAATCTTAAAGATGGAGGTGTCATTTGCTAGCCTTACTGATggcataaatttttaatttgaaatGGTTGATGCATTCAAAAGTTATTTTCGTGTTCTTGCTTGTATCTACATAACTAAACGCGGAGAAAAGTTGCTAGGTAGAAAGGATGGTAGTTACAAATGTACAACAATTAAGGTGCTTTTGCTAGAAAATTGTTTGTCTAATCGTGAATTGCATGAAAGTAGGATGCATGAAATTCGGAGGTGAAAGAGTTTTATAAACATCATTAGCAGGATAAATATGAGTGAAAGAGCACTATAAATTTAGCTGGTTCAATATTGATCTAAATTTCATTCTGGGGTTTTAAACGACGTTGATTGTGGTCGCAGTGGTCTGATAGCGAAGGAAAAACTCCACTGATTTTAGCTTGCGTGAATCCGGAGCTTTACAACGTCGCAAAAACATTGATCGAATTGGGTGCCAACGTGAATGCTTATCGTGCAGGTATATAATATACAATTTTAATGTCCGCAACATTATATCCTTTTGTGCAAAATAAtggtaaaataagattttagcTCCAACCCTGGTTTGTTGGCTTCGTCATTGGTTATGCTTCAACGTGATACTCTTTCAGGTTTAGACTATATATCAATTTGAAAAGTGATGTTAAGAAACACATTCAGAGCCCAGATCGAATGCCCGTTGTATAGTTCCTTTTTCTTTATACATAAGTTGTGTTAACTTGTGGTCTGGTCGTGCATGagtaaaaatgttttttttttaaatgtcttTGTTACATACCTCATGTAACCCTGATCTGATGAGCATATTATAGAATCAAGTACTTGATATCGTCTTTTATTACTACTTGTTAACGTTTCATTATTTTCGTGGATTCTCTTTTTAAGGACGCCACTCTGGAACTCCTCTACATCATGCTGCAGACAGAGGCCTTGGACGGACGGTGGAGTTGCTTCTTTCACATGGAGGTGTGCGCacattattttgatttttagtacATGATTTTTGTGCCACAAAATATGGACTGCCTTTCATGATTTTTCTTGTTTGTTTGATCGATAATTCCATAAATCTCAGCAAATGCTCTTATAATAAATGACAATTGCCAAACACCACTTGACATTGCCAGAACGAGAGGGTACAGCAATGTAGTCCGAGGAATTGAGGTACTATTAATAGACGTAGTATCATTGTAGCGTAATTATCTGGTTCAGTTTGGTTGAATTCATTAACAATGAAACGTTTACTTTTGTGTTTTGCTGCTCAGGGTCATTTGTGCTTATTCTCTGGTTGGCTGAGGGAACATTTTGGTCCAGGCTTTTTGGACCATCTGGCACCTCAATTGCTTTCAAGAAAAGTGTGAGTATCATACATGCCCATATTAATAATCGCTAGTACGGAACTTTTATTAAAGGATTAATCTTTCCACGATTtcttgtttaaataatttatgtcgtcTAGAATTTGTCATCTTATCTGCTCATGCTATGTTTGTATTTTATACGTactgattaattaaattaattgttCAGAACATGTGTTTTGTTCTTGAAACAGTCCGTTTTACATTTTCCTTTATCTTGTCTATACATTTTTCATTGGACATTTTCTTACCGAATCGGTGAACGATTTCAAGATTCCCAAATTCTAATCATTATTTCAAATGCTACACAGATGGGTGGTCGTTTTACCTTGTGGTTCCCGCAATCTTAGAAAACCTTTCAAGTTGGAGCTTGCTATATATGCTGGTGCACAGGTGCCGTTTTTGCTTAAACTCATGTCTCTCAATCAATTTTGCATGTATTAATCGTTATCTTTCAGTTAGTCGTGTTGCATGCACAGATATAAACTCATGAGCGCGGAAAATTAATAGTTCTACCACTGGGCCATTTGGCTAGTCAGATTCTCGTGAGAGTGATTGCATACATGATATTGAAGATGCAATAATTCTTCCAAACATGTGTATATGCATCCCTAATGAGGCGAAGTCAATTTATTCCTCGTCTTGAATTTTTACCGTGTTGATAGGATGCCCAGCCACGAACAATTATTCCACTTTGGAAGGCCAATCTTGGGGAGCCACATTTTAACCAGACCGATCCTGTAGCGATCATATCCGATGTATCAAGAAGTAAGAAATTCAATTTCTTTATTCATTATTCCCATAAACGGTTTTTATATATGTCGGGTGAGTGAGAAAAATTGATCTTTATGCGATAGTTTCAAGACGCTGGAAGAGGAGGCGCTGCATTAAATCTTCGCAAGAGGCAGGTCGTAAGTgtatttgatttcatttttcaaATAGTCGAAATTAAATGTTGCTTCATTGTTAATTCTTCAGTTGCTGATATAGGATCAAAagtagaaaaaataaaatgttgtTAAATAAGCAAATAAAAGTTAGGTTATTGAAATTTGTGGtctttgttttgttcgaggataaaACACAGTGTTGAACTGTTGATTGTAACTTAGTTTGATCATAACAGGTGGACGGCTCAAACTGGCACCTGTGCAAGAAAGCGAAAAAGAGCAACTACAGCGGTTTTGCAATGCTTGCAAAGGAATTCCTCAGGTTGAACTTTTTGAACCTGACATTTTCTCGTAGCATCTACTATGGTTTTCTTTTTCCAATAAAAAACAAGTATAGTCGCATTTATCGGTCAAGTATGCGGTGTATATCACGAGTATACTGTAGAGAAAATTTCCCAGAACTGCATTTACTGTT comes from the Henckelia pumila isolate YLH828 chromosome 1, ASM3356847v2, whole genome shotgun sequence genome and includes:
- the LOC140877665 gene encoding putative E3 ubiquitin-protein ligase XBAT35, whose translation is MGLQQSKDQLLYQEVEKGNIEGIKALRSQGAGLEWSDSEGKTPLILACVNPELYNVAKTLIELGANVNAYRAGRHSGTPLHHAADRGLGRTVELLLSHGANALIINDNCQTPLDIARTRGYSNVVRGIEGHLCLFSGWLREHFGPGFLDHLAPQLLSRKVWVVVLPCGSRNLRKPFKLELAIYAGAQDAQPRTIIPLWKANLGEPHFNQTDPVAIISDVSRISRRWKRRRCIKSSQEAGGRLKLAPVQESEKEQLQRFCNACKGIPQVMHSIFPFNDQVSSVQATRPPSDHDEQLAMAINASRQFAERERFASQVHSSSSSASSTNSPTHDKCYMTEASTSHNPHGSKDEVLQTISGASPAQHFQSQNNIPSTVSVPSAPASDNFVDDNGPIHYPSIDMTNVDSSVGDTSGAAVGKKEDGSASSCTICLDAPLEGACIPCGHMAGCMSCLNEIKAKKWGCPVCRANINQIVRIYSV